One genomic segment of Kribbella jejuensis includes these proteins:
- a CDS encoding M50 family metallopeptidase, which yields MKEFWSSITTVQPEPSLRLVIGTGVAALLLIAWRPIWKYTRQVVTIAHEGAHGLIAALVGRKLSGIRLHSDTSGVTVSRGKPTGGGMIAVLLAGYPGPALFGLAAAFVLSRGYAVALLWGLLLALVILLLQIRNLFGLWSVLVFGAVVFGVTWWGSTSVQTAFAHLLTWFLLLAAPRAVLELQHSRRRGQGRTSDADQLRRLTGVPALMWVGVFGLVTLACLAIGVIWSGVLPS from the coding sequence TGAAGGAGTTCTGGAGCAGCATCACGACCGTACAGCCCGAGCCGTCGTTGCGGCTGGTGATCGGGACCGGCGTAGCGGCGCTCTTGCTGATCGCGTGGCGGCCGATCTGGAAGTACACGCGGCAGGTCGTGACGATCGCGCACGAGGGCGCGCACGGGCTGATCGCGGCGCTGGTCGGGCGGAAGCTGTCCGGGATCCGGTTGCATTCGGACACCTCCGGCGTCACGGTCTCGCGGGGCAAACCGACCGGCGGCGGCATGATCGCCGTACTGCTGGCCGGCTATCCCGGGCCTGCGCTGTTCGGGTTGGCTGCCGCGTTCGTGCTGAGTCGTGGGTACGCCGTGGCGCTGCTGTGGGGGCTGTTGCTCGCACTGGTGATTCTGCTGCTGCAGATCCGCAACCTGTTCGGACTGTGGTCCGTGCTGGTGTTCGGGGCGGTGGTCTTCGGGGTCACGTGGTGGGGTTCTACTTCGGTCCAGACTGCATTCGCTCACCTGCTCACCTGGTTCTTGCTGCTGGCTGCGCCACGGGCAGTGCTCGAGTTGCAGCACTCACGGCGGCGCGGGCAGGGGCGTACGTCGGATGCGGACCAGCTGCGGCGGCTCACCGGCGTACCGGCGCTGATGTGGGTCGGGGTGTTCGGGTTGGTGACGCTGGCGTGCTTGGCGATCGGTGTGATCTGGTCCGGCGTGCTGCCGAGTTAG
- a CDS encoding DUF5995 family protein, with translation MNDGSPIADVVARMQDRLAALPTELAHRRFFLSTYLRTTQAVGRAIDHARFEDPEWVELWDVKFAELYLQALDGQFVARPWRLAFDAPGELPPLAHVLLGINAHVNYDLPQALLAVISDEDFLDQRLLDRRRRDHERIDGVLAERVSAEDDELAASSAKSLLDRVLTPLNRLSSQRFLRESRQKVWHNTVELQHARLDGSYDKRLAELEVLSAAKVADLLRPGQVLLRLAVTGFGVTLPPV, from the coding sequence ATGAATGATGGTAGTCCGATCGCGGACGTGGTCGCGCGGATGCAGGACCGGCTGGCCGCGTTGCCGACGGAGCTGGCGCATCGGCGGTTCTTCCTCAGCACGTACCTGCGCACCACTCAGGCGGTCGGCCGGGCAATAGACCACGCCCGGTTCGAGGACCCGGAGTGGGTGGAGCTGTGGGACGTGAAGTTCGCTGAGCTCTACCTACAAGCTCTTGACGGTCAGTTCGTGGCGCGCCCGTGGCGGTTGGCGTTCGATGCGCCGGGGGAGCTGCCGCCGTTGGCTCATGTGTTGTTGGGCATCAATGCGCATGTGAACTACGACCTGCCGCAGGCTCTTCTCGCAGTCATCAGTGATGAGGACTTTCTGGATCAGCGACTGCTGGATCGGCGGCGGCGGGATCATGAGCGGATCGACGGGGTGCTGGCCGAGCGCGTGAGTGCTGAGGACGACGAGCTCGCGGCAAGTAGCGCGAAGAGTCTGCTGGATCGCGTGCTGACTCCACTGAACCGCCTGTCCTCGCAGCGCTTCCTCCGTGAGTCACGCCAGAAGGTCTGGCACAACACGGTCGAGCTCCAGCACGCACGGCTGGACGGCTCCTACGACAAGCGGCTCGCTGAGTTGGAGGTGCTCAGCGCAGCGAAAGTAGCCGACCTCCTCCGACCAGGACAGGTCCTGCTACGCCTGGCAGTGACAGGCTTCGGTGTAACGCTCCCACCGGTCTAA